The window CCAACATGATCTGTTTCTGTAGCTTACTGTGTAGTGGCAGTGGAATCTGTTGGTAGACAGATTCCAATGGCCTTTCTTGAACGCATCAAGGAGGATTTTACTAAAAGATTCGGTGGAGGAAAAGCTGCGACAGCAGCTGCTAAAAGTCTTAACAGAGAATTTGGGTACTTTTTGTTTAATCTAATCttctatataaataaattttcctCTCTCCTGTGAATTTCACTAGTATGAAGTTTCTGTTTTGTATATGCTTCAGCTCAAAGCTGAAGGAGCATATGCAGTACTGTGTGGAGCATCCGGAAGAGGTTAGCAAACTTGCAAAAGTGAAAGATCAGGTTTCTGAAGTAAAAGGAATTATGATGGAAAACATTGAGAAGGTACAACACTTCATATTTCTGGAAAATGTTGCATTCTGTTGCAGTCCTTTGAAGTGTTCgctacttcagttatcaatttacaAGTAATGTCATGAAAGAGTTGTAACTTGTAAGACATAAATTTGGTCCTCACATCAAGTTGGTCATCAAAagatttgttatatatattaaattcttCAAAGATTAAACTTTGCGTCAAGTTAGTCGAAAAAGTTGTCAAAGTTTGGACTAATTTGAAATGGGTTTTAGTCCCCCTAGAACTAGATTGATCTCATTAAATTAATGTCCTAACACCTCTTTTGAGTACCAATTgatatcataattttattaatgatgTCCTCATAACACTTTGGAGGACCAATTTGGGCTTTAActctaaataaaattatagcaGATAATGATTTTTTGGTTGAGGAATTGATTGTTGGAAGGTTTGTGACAAATTGTGACTTACTATATTTTCCATAGAATGGTCTTTGTGATGGGTAGAATGTAGGGAATATctcctttattttcattttaacatCTAAACTTcttgtttcttcttatttttaaatGTCAAGAAATGTGACAAATGTGTGTAGGAATTATCACCAAAATTTTCTTTCTAACATCATAGGATGCATTtggtttgtgtctttattttgttttcattctcggtgttttctatttttaggattttatgaagaaaaaagaaaaaacagtaaaaacgaTAAAACCATGTTTTCTATTTTCACCTTCTGTTTTCCCTTTTTCCTTCACAAAATCCTGAAAACAGAATactgaaaagaaaatagaaaacaaaaatgcaAACCAAATGCTCCCTTTAGTTCTCCCCAGTCTTTCTTTGCAAGGTTATTTCAATTCTGCCTGCTAATTATTTTTGTGTGTGCTGTATGCAGGTTCTTGATCGAGGAGAGAAGATTGAAGTTTTGGTGGATAAAACTGAGAACCTTCACTATCAGGTTAGAATTTAGATGCTTTTATTATTTCCATTAATTCAAGTAGCTTGTTGTTGATCATAATATGGAATTTTCAAATTCATGTTCATTTATGTCAAACCACGGTAGTAGTCTGAAATTGCTAGTGTAATTCACTTTAGTcactgaaattttaaaattaactatttagTCTTTAAATTTAAGTTACACCCCATTGGTCATTTAATTAATTTAGCTCTTGATCGATCAGTTTTTAGGCATGTGTCATTTGTGTTGAGTCGTGTTACATCAAGAGACATGTCACTATGTTAGTATGCCAGGTGATTTTGATTGATGATTGTGTGGCATGGCATGCCATGTGGCATCAGAGTCAACACCATGTGGTGGATGTTGATGTTGACTTGTTGATTAACATGATACATTATTAGAATGATGATGGTTGACTAATGATTGAGTTACATGGTACTAAAATGATGATACAGAGAATGTAACTTCAaggattaaatatataatttgaagtTTTCAaggactaaaattaattactcaattTGGAGGCCAAATTGAACCTTTAATTCAATTCTTGATAAAACCAAGTTCAAGTGTTTGAGTAATACAACTAAGATAATAGTGTTTACGGTTAGTAgcgatttctttctttcttcacaaCATCCAATCTCCATTTTCATTAAATCGGGATTCGAATAGTGCCTTGCACAAGCTTATTTTTGGTGTAACGGCTGTAATTGGGAATGGCTTTTCAGGCACAAGATTTCAGGCAGCAGGGAACCCAGTTGAGGAGAAAGATGTGGTATCAGAACATGAAGATAAAACTAATAGTTCTTGCCATCATAATTGCCTTGATTCTCATAATTGTTCTTTCTGTTTGCCACGGCTTCAATTGTTGAAGTGTTTTCACTCATTTGGGATCGTCACtacatggatttttttttttaatttctttttggtAGTCTAATATGTTTGTTAACATATATGTATGATTATTAGAACATTAATCGGTTTTGtgaataataaaacaaaatggTAGAAGGAAAATGGTGCAAAGAGAGGAAGGGAGAAATAATGTGACAAGGTACACATTATAGTTGCTTTTCATTTCTTTTGCTTCTCATAAACTCTGGATTGTTTCATCTATTGTATTGTATAGCTTTGGTAATAGTATTGTGATTCTTGAGT is drawn from Arachis hypogaea cultivar Tifrunner chromosome 12, arahy.Tifrunner.gnm2.J5K5, whole genome shotgun sequence and contains these coding sequences:
- the LOC112727712 gene encoding vesicle-associated membrane protein 722 — its product is MGQQSLIYSFVARGTVILAEHTDFSGNFTTIAFQCLQKLPASNNKFTYNCDGHTFNYLVDNGFTYCVVAVESVGRQIPMAFLERIKEDFTKRFGGGKAATAAAKSLNREFGSKLKEHMQYCVEHPEEVSKLAKVKDQVSEVKGIMMENIEKVLDRGEKIEVLVDKTENLHYQAQDFRQQGTQLRRKMWYQNMKIKLIVLAIIIALILIIVLSVCHGFNC